The following proteins are encoded in a genomic region of Oryzias latipes chromosome 17, ASM223467v1:
- the LOC101167735 gene encoding heterogeneous nuclear ribonucleoprotein C isoform X3, with product MDRSSSASSLMSSSNVTNKTDPRSLNSRVFIGNLNTLLVTKTDVEAIFSKYGKIVGCSVHKGYAFVQYANERNARAAVAGEDGRMIVGQVLDVAMCASDINLAGEPKPHRSKTTKRSAGDMYSSSSFDLDYDFQRDYYDRMYSYPSRVPAPPPPLSRAVIPSKRPRVSLSGGSSRRTKSSFSSSSKSSQRTSSSRTMRADELQTIKRELTQIKSKVDDLLESLERMEKDHCKKSEAKSIKPEPGEVTSPPHSSSKKGDGLKRERESQDMNDSDEEEEEEDEGDLLEEEEVKSQEREEEEEDEEEEEEEEEGEHVEGDDDDADSLNGDEDS from the exons ATGGA tCGCTCATCCTCAGCCTCCAGCCTGATGTCCAGCAGCAATGTCACCAACAAAACCGACCCGCGCTCGCTCAACTCGCGGGTCTTTATCGGCAACCTCAACACGCTGCTGGTCACCAAAACGGACGTGGAGGCCATCTTCTCCAAATACGGCAAAATCGTAGGCTGCTCTGTCCACAAGGGCTATGCGTTCGTTCAGTACGCCAACGAGAGAAACGCCCGGGCGGCGGTCGCTGGGGAGGACGGGAGGATGATCGTCGGCCAAGTTCTCG aTGTGGCAATGTGTGCCTCAGACATCAACCTGGCTGGAGAGCCCAAACCGCACCGATCAAAAACCACCAAGCGTTCTGCTGGTGACATGTACAG CAGCTCCTCGTTTGACCTCGATTATGATTTTCAGAGAGATTATTATGACAG AATGTATTCCTACCCGTCCCGTGTCCCTGCGCCGCCGCCTCCTCTGTCCCGAGCCGTGATCCCGTCCAAACGCCCGCGGGTCAGCCTGAGCGGAGGAAGCAGCCGGCGAACCAAGAGcagcttctcctcttcctccaaaaGCAGTCAGAGGACTTCATCCTCCAGAACGA TGCGAGCAGATGAGCTGCAGACCATCAAACGCGAGTTAActcaaattaaaagcaaagtAGATGACCTGCTGGAGAGCCTGGAACGCATGGAGAAGGACCACTGCAAGAAGTCCG AAGCTAAGAGCATAAAACCCGAGCCAGGAGAGGTGACCTCCCCTCCACACTCCAGCAGCAAGAAGGGCGACGGGCTGAAGAGAGAGCGCGAGAGCCAGGACATGAACGACTCGgacgaagaagaggaggaggaagacgaggGAGACCTGCTTGAGGAAGAAGAG GTAAAAAGCCAagaaagggaggaagaggaggaagacgaagaggaggaggaggaggaagaagaaggagaGCACGTGGAAGGAGACGACGACGATGCTGACAGTTTGAATGGCGATGAGGATTCGTAG
- the LOC101167735 gene encoding heterogeneous nuclear ribonucleoprotein C isoform X1, whose amino-acid sequence MDRSSSASSLMSSSNVTNKTDPRSLNSRVFIGNLNTLLVTKTDVEAIFSKYGKIVGCSVHKGYAFVQYANERNARAAVAGEDGRMIVGQVLDVAMCASDINLAGEPKPHRSKTTKRSAGDMYSSSSSFDLDYDFQRDYYDRMYSYPSRVPAPPPPLSRAVIPSKRPRVSLSGGSSRRTKSSFSSSSKSSQRTSSSRTMRADELQTIKRELTQIKSKVDDLLESLERMEKDHCKKSEAKSIKPEPGEVTSPPHSSSKKGDGLKRERESQDMNDSDEEEEEEDEGDLLEEEEVKSQEREEEEEDEEEEEEEEEGEHVEGDDDDADSLNGDEDS is encoded by the exons ATGGA tCGCTCATCCTCAGCCTCCAGCCTGATGTCCAGCAGCAATGTCACCAACAAAACCGACCCGCGCTCGCTCAACTCGCGGGTCTTTATCGGCAACCTCAACACGCTGCTGGTCACCAAAACGGACGTGGAGGCCATCTTCTCCAAATACGGCAAAATCGTAGGCTGCTCTGTCCACAAGGGCTATGCGTTCGTTCAGTACGCCAACGAGAGAAACGCCCGGGCGGCGGTCGCTGGGGAGGACGGGAGGATGATCGTCGGCCAAGTTCTCG aTGTGGCAATGTGTGCCTCAGACATCAACCTGGCTGGAGAGCCCAAACCGCACCGATCAAAAACCACCAAGCGTTCTGCTGGTGACATGTACAG TAGCAGCTCCTCGTTTGACCTCGATTATGATTTTCAGAGAGATTATTATGACAG AATGTATTCCTACCCGTCCCGTGTCCCTGCGCCGCCGCCTCCTCTGTCCCGAGCCGTGATCCCGTCCAAACGCCCGCGGGTCAGCCTGAGCGGAGGAAGCAGCCGGCGAACCAAGAGcagcttctcctcttcctccaaaaGCAGTCAGAGGACTTCATCCTCCAGAACGA TGCGAGCAGATGAGCTGCAGACCATCAAACGCGAGTTAActcaaattaaaagcaaagtAGATGACCTGCTGGAGAGCCTGGAACGCATGGAGAAGGACCACTGCAAGAAGTCCG AAGCTAAGAGCATAAAACCCGAGCCAGGAGAGGTGACCTCCCCTCCACACTCCAGCAGCAAGAAGGGCGACGGGCTGAAGAGAGAGCGCGAGAGCCAGGACATGAACGACTCGgacgaagaagaggaggaggaagacgaggGAGACCTGCTTGAGGAAGAAGAG GTAAAAAGCCAagaaagggaggaagaggaggaagacgaagaggaggaggaggaggaagaagaaggagaGCACGTGGAAGGAGACGACGACGATGCTGACAGTTTGAATGGCGATGAGGATTCGTAG
- the LOC101167735 gene encoding heterogeneous nuclear ribonucleoprotein C isoform X4: MDRSSSASSLMSSSNVTNKTDPRSLNSRVFIGNLNTLLVTKTDVEAIFSKYGKIVGCSVHKGYAFVQYANERNARAAVAGEDGRMIVGQVLDINLAGEPKPHRSKTTKRSAGDMYSSSSSFDLDYDFQRDYYDRMYSYPSRVPAPPPPLSRAVIPSKRPRVSLSGGSSRRTKSSFSSSSKSSQRTSSSRTMRADELQTIKRELTQIKSKVDDLLESLERMEKDHCKKSEAKSIKPEPGEVTSPPHSSSKKGDGLKRERESQDMNDSDEEEEEEDEGDLLEEEEVKSQEREEEEEDEEEEEEEEEGEHVEGDDDDADSLNGDEDS, translated from the exons ATGGA tCGCTCATCCTCAGCCTCCAGCCTGATGTCCAGCAGCAATGTCACCAACAAAACCGACCCGCGCTCGCTCAACTCGCGGGTCTTTATCGGCAACCTCAACACGCTGCTGGTCACCAAAACGGACGTGGAGGCCATCTTCTCCAAATACGGCAAAATCGTAGGCTGCTCTGTCCACAAGGGCTATGCGTTCGTTCAGTACGCCAACGAGAGAAACGCCCGGGCGGCGGTCGCTGGGGAGGACGGGAGGATGATCGTCGGCCAAGTTCTCG ACATCAACCTGGCTGGAGAGCCCAAACCGCACCGATCAAAAACCACCAAGCGTTCTGCTGGTGACATGTACAG TAGCAGCTCCTCGTTTGACCTCGATTATGATTTTCAGAGAGATTATTATGACAG AATGTATTCCTACCCGTCCCGTGTCCCTGCGCCGCCGCCTCCTCTGTCCCGAGCCGTGATCCCGTCCAAACGCCCGCGGGTCAGCCTGAGCGGAGGAAGCAGCCGGCGAACCAAGAGcagcttctcctcttcctccaaaaGCAGTCAGAGGACTTCATCCTCCAGAACGA TGCGAGCAGATGAGCTGCAGACCATCAAACGCGAGTTAActcaaattaaaagcaaagtAGATGACCTGCTGGAGAGCCTGGAACGCATGGAGAAGGACCACTGCAAGAAGTCCG AAGCTAAGAGCATAAAACCCGAGCCAGGAGAGGTGACCTCCCCTCCACACTCCAGCAGCAAGAAGGGCGACGGGCTGAAGAGAGAGCGCGAGAGCCAGGACATGAACGACTCGgacgaagaagaggaggaggaagacgaggGAGACCTGCTTGAGGAAGAAGAG GTAAAAAGCCAagaaagggaggaagaggaggaagacgaagaggaggaggaggaggaagaagaaggagaGCACGTGGAAGGAGACGACGACGATGCTGACAGTTTGAATGGCGATGAGGATTCGTAG
- the LOC101167735 gene encoding heterogeneous nuclear ribonucleoprotein C isoform X5, with amino-acid sequence MDRSSSASSLMSSSNVTNKTDPRSLNSRVFIGNLNTLLVTKTDVEAIFSKYGKIVGCSVHKGYAFVQYANERNARAAVAGEDGRMIVGQVLDINLAGEPKPHRSKTTKRSAGDMYSSSSFDLDYDFQRDYYDRMYSYPSRVPAPPPPLSRAVIPSKRPRVSLSGGSSRRTKSSFSSSSKSSQRTSSSRTMRADELQTIKRELTQIKSKVDDLLESLERMEKDHCKKSEAKSIKPEPGEVTSPPHSSSKKGDGLKRERESQDMNDSDEEEEEEDEGDLLEEEEVKSQEREEEEEDEEEEEEEEEGEHVEGDDDDADSLNGDEDS; translated from the exons ATGGA tCGCTCATCCTCAGCCTCCAGCCTGATGTCCAGCAGCAATGTCACCAACAAAACCGACCCGCGCTCGCTCAACTCGCGGGTCTTTATCGGCAACCTCAACACGCTGCTGGTCACCAAAACGGACGTGGAGGCCATCTTCTCCAAATACGGCAAAATCGTAGGCTGCTCTGTCCACAAGGGCTATGCGTTCGTTCAGTACGCCAACGAGAGAAACGCCCGGGCGGCGGTCGCTGGGGAGGACGGGAGGATGATCGTCGGCCAAGTTCTCG ACATCAACCTGGCTGGAGAGCCCAAACCGCACCGATCAAAAACCACCAAGCGTTCTGCTGGTGACATGTACAG CAGCTCCTCGTTTGACCTCGATTATGATTTTCAGAGAGATTATTATGACAG AATGTATTCCTACCCGTCCCGTGTCCCTGCGCCGCCGCCTCCTCTGTCCCGAGCCGTGATCCCGTCCAAACGCCCGCGGGTCAGCCTGAGCGGAGGAAGCAGCCGGCGAACCAAGAGcagcttctcctcttcctccaaaaGCAGTCAGAGGACTTCATCCTCCAGAACGA TGCGAGCAGATGAGCTGCAGACCATCAAACGCGAGTTAActcaaattaaaagcaaagtAGATGACCTGCTGGAGAGCCTGGAACGCATGGAGAAGGACCACTGCAAGAAGTCCG AAGCTAAGAGCATAAAACCCGAGCCAGGAGAGGTGACCTCCCCTCCACACTCCAGCAGCAAGAAGGGCGACGGGCTGAAGAGAGAGCGCGAGAGCCAGGACATGAACGACTCGgacgaagaagaggaggaggaagacgaggGAGACCTGCTTGAGGAAGAAGAG GTAAAAAGCCAagaaagggaggaagaggaggaagacgaagaggaggaggaggaggaagaagaaggagaGCACGTGGAAGGAGACGACGACGATGCTGACAGTTTGAATGGCGATGAGGATTCGTAG
- the LOC101167735 gene encoding heterogeneous nuclear ribonucleoprotein C isoform X2: MDRSSSASSLMSSSNVTNKTDPRSLNSRVFIGNLNTLLVTKTDVEAIFSKYGKIVGCSVHKGYAFVQYANERNARAAVAGEDGRMIVGQVLDVAMCASDINLAGEPKPHRSKTTKRSAGDMYSSSSSFDLDYDFQRDYYDRMYSYPSRVPAPPPPLSRAVIPSKRPRVSLSGGSSRRTKSSFSSSSKSSQRTSSSRTMRADELQTIKRELTQIKSKVDDLLESLERMEKDHCKKSAKSIKPEPGEVTSPPHSSSKKGDGLKRERESQDMNDSDEEEEEEDEGDLLEEEEVKSQEREEEEEDEEEEEEEEEGEHVEGDDDDADSLNGDEDS, encoded by the exons ATGGA tCGCTCATCCTCAGCCTCCAGCCTGATGTCCAGCAGCAATGTCACCAACAAAACCGACCCGCGCTCGCTCAACTCGCGGGTCTTTATCGGCAACCTCAACACGCTGCTGGTCACCAAAACGGACGTGGAGGCCATCTTCTCCAAATACGGCAAAATCGTAGGCTGCTCTGTCCACAAGGGCTATGCGTTCGTTCAGTACGCCAACGAGAGAAACGCCCGGGCGGCGGTCGCTGGGGAGGACGGGAGGATGATCGTCGGCCAAGTTCTCG aTGTGGCAATGTGTGCCTCAGACATCAACCTGGCTGGAGAGCCCAAACCGCACCGATCAAAAACCACCAAGCGTTCTGCTGGTGACATGTACAG TAGCAGCTCCTCGTTTGACCTCGATTATGATTTTCAGAGAGATTATTATGACAG AATGTATTCCTACCCGTCCCGTGTCCCTGCGCCGCCGCCTCCTCTGTCCCGAGCCGTGATCCCGTCCAAACGCCCGCGGGTCAGCCTGAGCGGAGGAAGCAGCCGGCGAACCAAGAGcagcttctcctcttcctccaaaaGCAGTCAGAGGACTTCATCCTCCAGAACGA TGCGAGCAGATGAGCTGCAGACCATCAAACGCGAGTTAActcaaattaaaagcaaagtAGATGACCTGCTGGAGAGCCTGGAACGCATGGAGAAGGACCACTGCAAGAAGTCCG CTAAGAGCATAAAACCCGAGCCAGGAGAGGTGACCTCCCCTCCACACTCCAGCAGCAAGAAGGGCGACGGGCTGAAGAGAGAGCGCGAGAGCCAGGACATGAACGACTCGgacgaagaagaggaggaggaagacgaggGAGACCTGCTTGAGGAAGAAGAG GTAAAAAGCCAagaaagggaggaagaggaggaagacgaagaggaggaggaggaggaagaagaaggagaGCACGTGGAAGGAGACGACGACGATGCTGACAGTTTGAATGGCGATGAGGATTCGTAG